The proteins below come from a single Runella rosea genomic window:
- a CDS encoding MFS transporter, which yields MLKKERLYHLMNLKEGDLKVVNPFMRYSFFMGVSVAIFYTATMSLFLNSFDRTMLPKAYIASGIIVYALGYIVSKIQERVYFSKIALFLIIFLIISVTALLVGHFITGNKWIYFFLFIWNRVFVFVNGISFWAIVSRIFNLQQAKRLVSFITTGDVISSIVSYLSVPLLLQFIDTNGLLYLSIGTLVFCLVLMVTISKRYKSELSIFSREKEKPKQKTFNYFFKSPYYTAVFMLALFPVMGLFYVEFIFAVESKKVFPDKELLTGFLGLFFGLCAIIELLIKTLLYGRFIEKYGLKLGLVVLPLVLTIFYAFAAVYGTFYGTTYVFFAFIVMSRFAMSTVRKSISDPSYQLLFQPIHPEERLELQSRIEGGPKAGGNIVAGVLLLGLTYFTFIDTVYLSYIFVGILVVWLWVAFSTQSLYRNVLKNLLKESAKRKSSSDKKNTETVMPMEDAGKKTDFDIVIKMANSPLPEERLESVTLLENSGRYYAFKYIDALMQDTNPRVKRAALLAAGNIRKMELWPHLLNNITSNYFKLPTKIALASIGDPVMGELERFFNRTENDRATQKEIISIVEKIDTLSSTRFLRAKMNHPDPHIRDRVFEALNQNRYTATVLERTHINAEIDEKAAFVVWLMAAQADIRRMPELAPLLNSLEEETKQTAPKLFNLLNVLIVDQDFDLIKDLYENNNEATQGFVQEVFSMALTEDLRVKLAPIFEEDTIEDKVQKCRENYPQQHLSPEERVLDIINRDFAQLSSELKASAIQSLLHFPNSQNQYVLISSAHSNSEVIVETALYVLHQLYPTTFEEFKETAAFLPNCHRTDLCKKIEHGFKKEDLLINKLNAIRTIDLLKKLPADSLLPMTISLQKLQLTSYETLLMDRYCTAGPPLLFVYEGEIELLETDGNQQWISEGGYWFREPEPPPTVYLQSVNALKDSTIFLLDPYLVYNLIAENTAYKEDVTLETA from the coding sequence ATGTTAAAAAAAGAGCGACTATATCACCTGATGAACTTGAAAGAAGGCGACCTCAAGGTTGTCAACCCTTTCATGCGTTACTCTTTTTTTATGGGGGTATCCGTTGCTATTTTTTATACCGCAACGATGTCTTTGTTTCTAAATAGTTTTGACCGAACCATGCTCCCAAAGGCGTATATCGCCAGTGGTATCATTGTTTATGCATTAGGATACATTGTTTCTAAAATTCAAGAACGCGTTTACTTCTCAAAAATCGCACTGTTTTTGATTATTTTCTTGATTATTTCAGTAACTGCATTGCTTGTTGGTCACTTTATTACGGGCAACAAATGGATTTACTTTTTTCTATTTATCTGGAACCGCGTCTTTGTTTTTGTCAACGGAATTTCTTTCTGGGCCATTGTTTCCCGCATTTTCAATCTACAACAAGCCAAGCGCCTTGTTAGTTTTATCACCACTGGCGACGTCATTTCTTCCATTGTAAGTTATTTATCGGTCCCTCTTTTATTACAATTCATCGATACCAACGGATTGTTGTATTTATCAATCGGCACCCTAGTCTTTTGTTTGGTTTTGATGGTAACGATTTCTAAAAGATACAAATCAGAACTTTCCATTTTCTCGCGTGAAAAAGAAAAACCAAAACAAAAAACCTTCAATTATTTTTTCAAATCCCCGTATTATACCGCCGTATTTATGTTGGCATTATTTCCTGTAATGGGGTTGTTTTATGTTGAATTTATTTTTGCCGTCGAATCCAAAAAAGTATTTCCAGACAAAGAATTATTAACTGGTTTTTTAGGGTTATTTTTTGGACTTTGCGCCATTATTGAGCTGTTAATCAAAACATTACTGTACGGACGCTTTATTGAAAAATACGGATTAAAACTCGGCTTGGTCGTATTACCTTTGGTTCTGACCATCTTTTATGCGTTTGCAGCCGTCTATGGGACCTTTTATGGTACCACCTACGTGTTTTTTGCATTTATCGTCATGAGCCGTTTTGCGATGAGTACGGTCCGAAAATCCATCAGTGACCCTTCTTACCAATTGCTTTTCCAACCCATACATCCAGAGGAAAGGCTCGAACTACAGAGCAGGATTGAAGGTGGCCCCAAAGCGGGAGGAAATATTGTAGCTGGTGTATTGCTTTTAGGTCTGACCTATTTTACGTTCATCGACACCGTTTATCTTTCCTACATTTTTGTAGGCATACTAGTTGTGTGGTTATGGGTTGCGTTCAGTACCCAATCTCTCTACCGAAACGTGTTGAAAAATCTGTTGAAAGAATCTGCAAAACGTAAAAGTTCGAGCGATAAAAAAAACACAGAAACAGTGATGCCAATGGAGGATGCTGGTAAAAAAACCGATTTCGATATCGTCATCAAAATGGCCAACTCTCCCTTGCCCGAAGAACGACTTGAATCGGTGACCCTTCTTGAAAACTCAGGCCGGTACTATGCATTCAAATACATTGATGCGCTTATGCAGGATACCAATCCCCGCGTAAAACGGGCGGCCCTGCTGGCCGCTGGAAACATCCGAAAAATGGAATTATGGCCACATTTGTTGAATAATATCACGTCAAACTACTTTAAACTCCCCACAAAAATCGCTTTAGCGTCCATCGGTGACCCAGTAATGGGAGAATTGGAGCGTTTTTTTAACCGCACAGAAAACGACCGTGCAACCCAAAAAGAAATCATCAGTATTGTTGAAAAAATCGACACACTATCTTCAACTCGTTTTTTAAGAGCCAAAATGAACCATCCCGATCCCCACATCAGAGATCGGGTGTTTGAGGCACTTAATCAAAATCGTTATACCGCAACGGTCCTCGAACGCACCCACATCAACGCTGAAATTGACGAAAAGGCTGCCTTTGTCGTTTGGCTGATGGCCGCACAGGCTGACATTAGAAGAATGCCAGAATTAGCCCCGCTACTCAATTCGTTGGAAGAAGAAACCAAACAAACAGCCCCAAAACTATTTAACTTACTCAATGTCTTGATTGTAGACCAGGATTTTGATTTAATTAAAGATTTATACGAAAACAATAACGAAGCGACGCAAGGCTTTGTACAGGAAGTATTTTCGATGGCCCTAACCGAAGACCTTCGCGTAAAATTAGCCCCTATTTTTGAGGAAGACACGATTGAAGACAAAGTGCAAAAATGCCGCGAAAATTATCCACAACAACACTTATCTCCTGAAGAGCGTGTGCTTGACATTATTAACCGGGATTTTGCGCAGCTTTCCAGTGAATTAAAGGCCTCCGCAATTCAAAGCTTATTGCATTTTCCAAACTCCCAAAATCAATACGTCTTAATTTCTAGCGCACACTCAAACAGCGAAGTGATTGTTGAAACGGCCCTTTATGTTTTGCATCAATTATACCCTACGACATTTGAAGAGTTTAAGGAAACGGCCGCGTTTTTACCCAATTGCCATCGAACAGACCTTTGCAAAAAAATAGAACACGGATTTAAAAAGGAAGATTTATTAATCAATAAACTCAACGCCATACGGACCATAGATTTATTAAAAAAACTGCCCGCTGATTCGCTCCTACCTATGACCATTTCGTTACAAAAACTTCAATTGACTTCCTACGAAACCCTCCTCATGGATCGATATTGTACGGCAGGCCCACCGTTGTTGTTTGTGTATGAAGGCGAAATTGAACTGCTCGAAACTGATGGTAATCAGCAATGGATAAGCGAAGGCGGGTATTGGTTTCGCGAACCAGAACCACCGCCAACGGTGTATCTTCAATCGGTAAATGCCCTGAAAGACAGCACTATTTTTCTTTTAGACCCATATTTAGTTTATAATCTTATTGCCGAAAATACTGCTTACAAAGAGGATGTTACTTTGGAAACAGCCTAA